Proteins from a genomic interval of Heteronotia binoei isolate CCM8104 ecotype False Entrance Well chromosome 7, APGP_CSIRO_Hbin_v1, whole genome shotgun sequence:
- the EEF1E1 gene encoding eukaryotic translation elongation factor 1 epsilon-1 — protein MAAAAGPRRGVEELGLLEKSLGLKKGNKYSSQGDQKIPVLQTNNGPSLTGLTTIAMHLVKQAKQDQLLGSTAEEKAVVQQWLEYRVTQVDKQSSKEETRIILKDLNSYLEDKVYVTGNNFTLADILMYYGLHHIIADLTVQEKEKYLNVSRWFNHIQHYPGIRQHLSSIVFIKNRLYKVH, from the exons ATGGCGGCTGCTGCGGGGCCGCGCCGAGGCGTCGAGGAGCTGGGCTTGCTGGAGAAGTCTTTGGGGCTGAAGAAGGGGAACAAGTACAGCAGCCAGGGAGACCAGAAG ATTCCTGTACTACAGACAAACAATGGCCCCAGTCTGACCGGGCTGACCACTATAGCCATGCACCTAGTCAAACAAGCAAAACAGGACCAGCTGCTTGGGAGTACTGCAGAAGAGAAAGCCGTTGTTCAGCAGTGGTTAGAATACAGAGTGACACAAGTAGATAAGCAGTCCAGTAAAGAAGAAACTAGAATAATTCTGAAG GATCTTAATTCATACCTTGAGGATAAAGTCTACGTGACCGGAAACAACTTTACACTAGCagatattttaatgtattatggACTGCACCACATCATA GCTGACCTGACAGTACAAGAGAAGGAGAAATACTTGAATGTGTCTCGCTGGTTTAACCATATTCAGCATTATCCAGGCATCAGACAACATCTGTCCAGCATAGTCTTCATCAAGAACAGACTCTATAAGGTGCACTAG